One stretch of Euphorbia lathyris chromosome 7, ddEupLath1.1, whole genome shotgun sequence DNA includes these proteins:
- the LOC136235610 gene encoding histone H3.2 — MARTKQTARKSTGGKAPRKQLATKAARKSAPATGGVKKPHRFRPGTVALREIRKYQKSTELLLRKLPFQRLVREIAQDYKTDLRFQSSAVAALQEAAEAYLVGLFEDTNLCAIHAKRVTIMPKDIQLARRIRGERA, encoded by the coding sequence ATGGCCCGTACCAAGCAGACTGCAAGGAAATCCACAGGAGGCAAAGCTCCTCGCAAGCAGCTGGCAACCAAGGCAGCTCGCAAGTCTGCACCGGCTACCGGAGGTGTGAAGAAACCTCACCGTTTCAGGCCAGGAACTGTCGCTTTGAGAGAGATCAGGAAATATCAGAAGAGTACCGAGCTTTTGCTCCGCAAGCTTCCCTTCCAGAGGCTTGTGAGGGAAATCGCTCAGGATTACAAGACTGATCTTAGGTTCCAAAGCAGTGCTGTTGCTGCTCTTCAAGAGGCGGCTGAGGCTTACCTCGTCGGTCTGTTTGAGGATACTAATCTTTGTGCTATTCATGCTAAGAGAGTTACAATCATGCCTAAGGATATTCAGTTGGCCCGTAGGATTAGAGGTGAAAGGGCTTAA